A region from the Pectinophora gossypiella chromosome 29, ilPecGoss1.1, whole genome shotgun sequence genome encodes:
- the LOC126379442 gene encoding zinc finger protein 436-like, with product MNMNTMEELLACRVCLATDVKLYDMYKYELVSAYEMFSGYKVPISDGLPHHLCSYCAALLNKCIRFLEKCRNSQQLLLSAFMENEMITLDHIRYLNCDGSHHLTHTNKHNIITIKEEDDDLSTIIKNIIDSKDNIKIENEENSEEEPLSKIVKKNKRHKKDKKRLKKEKECESELEIIEQEYDNISIKDEDVQADFSIELNDNFNDDFGDEFIDDYDDKMQFEFDGTDVVVLSKLQQMEDLQARKETENYKNCRFKCEVCYKGFMTETTYENHLVKHDPSYGPYCCDICQLRWPNNRTLRSHMSSTHQKKYICRRCGYVCRSNNKAKEHVRWHEGFIYTCEICGATFNKSTSHLTHIRLQHPSEHTCSICNQSFISQIGLKQHAKKAHRTGQVQLTKMKIETQCMSCGTEFRSEDALRRHLSYAEDDVCDQNYKPCAMCGERFANVIELREHARKAHQNDKCVECNKKFANPKSLAVHYHRIHLGIKSNKSPGKSVVCETCGKKCKSQATFIYHKRIHSGEKPYQCNECPKKFSVYQRLQIHIRTHTGERPFKCTHCPKAFKHKAALNRHDRVHTGAKPYACPHCGKTFSQSNSMKTHVRSVHLKLPALYRRSPKQKEYE from the exons ATGAACATGAATACAATGGAAGAGTTGTTAGCGTGTCGGGTTTGTCTTGCCACAGACGTGAAACTGTATGATATGTACAAATACGAGCTGGTCTCTGCGTACGAAATGTTTTCAGGATACAAG GTGCCAATATCGGACGGTCTGCCTCACCATCTATGCAGTTACTGTGCTGCTCTGCTCAACAAGTGTATACGGTTCCTTGAGAAATGTAGGAACTCCCAGCAATTACTCCTTTCCGCTTTCATGGAGAATGAaatg ATAACACTAGACCACATCCGATATCTAAACTGTGACGGCAGCCATCACCTCACACACACCAACAAACACAACATCATAACAATAAAAGAAGAAGACGACGACCTGTCTACCATCATCAAGAACATAATAGACAGTAAAGACAACATAAAAATAGAGAATGAAGAAAACAGCGAAGAAGAACCTTTATCAAAAATcgtgaagaaaaataaaagacacAAAAAAGATAAGAAAAGGTTGAAGAAAGAGAAGGAATGTGAGAGTGAGTTGGAGATTATAGAACAGGAGTACGATAATATTAGTATAAAGGATGAAGATGTACAAGCAGATTTTTCCATAGAGCTGAATGATAATTTCAACGATGATTTCGGTGATGAATTTATTGATGATTACGATGATAAGATGCAGTTTGAGTTTGACGGAACGGATGTTGTTGTTCTCTCGAAACTACAGCAAATGGAAGAT TTGCAAGCTAGGAAAGAGACGGAAAACTACAAGAACTGCAGATTTAAATGTGAAGTCTGTTATAAAGGGTTCATGACGGAGACAACTTATGAAAATCATTTGGTCAAACACGATCCT TCATACGGGCCATATTGCTGTGACATATGCCAACTGCGATGGCCGAACAACAGAACTCTACGATCCCACATGTCGTCGACACATCAGAAGAAATATATATGTCGGCGGTGCGGTTATGTCTGTCGGTccaa CAACAAAGCCAAGGAACATGTGAGATGGCATGAAGGCTTTATCTACACGTGCGAGATATGTGGGGCTAcgtttaa TAAATCTACCAGCCACCTAACCCACATTCGACTCCAGCACCCCTCGGAACACACCTGCAGCATCTGCAACCAGTCCTTCATCAGCCAGATCGGACTGAAACAACACGCTAAGAAGGCGCACAGGACTGGGCAG GTCCAACTAACGAAAATGAAGATAGAAACTCAATGTATGTCGTGTGGGACAGAGTTCAGAAGTGAGGATGCCTTGAGGCGCCACCTCAGCTACGCGGAGGATGATGTGTGTGATCAGAACTACAA aCCGTGTGCCATGTGTGGCGAAAGATTCGCCAATGTAATAGAATTGAGGGAACACGCGAGGAAAGCGCACCAGAATGATAAGTGTGTTGAG TGCAACAAAAAATTCGCGAACCCCAAATCGTTAGCAGTTCACTACCATCGCATACATCTTGGTATAAAAAGCAACAAGAGTCCGGGCAAGAGCGTCGTCTGCGAGACCTGCGGGAAGAAGTGCAAG TCGCAAGCTACGTTCATATACCACAAGAGGATACACTCCGGGGAGAAGCCGTACCAGTGCAACGAGTGTCCGAAGAAGTTCAGCGTCTACCAGCGGTtacag atCCACATCCGCACCCACACAGGCGAACGTCCGTTCAAGTGCACTCATTGCCCGAAGGCTTTCAAGCATAAAGCCGCGCTCAACAGGCATGACAGA GTACACACGGGGGCAAAGCCCTACGCCTGCCCGCACTGCGGCAAGACGTTCTCGCAATCCAACTCTATGAAGACTCATGTCAGGAGTGTACATCTTAAACTACCAGCGTTATACCGACGGTCGCCTAAGCAGAAAGAATATGAATAA
- the LOC126379357 gene encoding uncharacterized protein LOC126379357 yields MSESEDEPAKNPKDVLKELIKRRGSYKGRLTIFINYLNELSAETLTATGAKELQLRLNKQESLYDSYDSIQLQLECLTEDVEAQYSARNEFESQYYKALACAQDLLCKFNKNCDDSSESDGKSTRASTRPQLVRLPTIQLPKFSGRYENWLEFRDTFTSLIHSNESIDEINKFHYLRASLEGSAAVVIQSMEFSASNYNVAWKLLRERFDNKRLLVQNHVSALFNIENITKECSITLKLLIDQLNKNIRALQSLGEPVHHWDTLLIYIITQKLDAKTFREWEEHKGSTQKDDSITFDSFITFIRQRADLIETLELSRNQSNKSNNKIKTMVSIQGNPNTTSNTTGSQSSCKVCPKCKNDHNLSQCPQFLALTNEARLKLLPSYKVCFNCFRSGHFANHCKKPSCKICKRRHNTLIHLSEPRTNNNVQNQNVTSIETEPSLPPPPPLNTLSANVTSSGDTKQHDVILSTALIKVYNDDNREYIVRAVLDSGSTSCLITEKLCQQLNLKTREINRTILGINNVTSRIGKLGHVNIKSLRENYATDINCFVLPSITDRVPGREIDITHLRLPSNICLADPTFYKPADIDILLGADLFWDLLGSEKIKLGDKLPILYDTKLGWIISGPISSGHFTLLSNDIRCNLTTLSDTDGSIGDSGINLTRFWQLEEVNSLSNHYSPAEKLCEEHFVKNVSRLEDGRFCVRIPLKQNPAVLGNSLEKATQCLFSLERRLKVNPELSKMYYAFMSEYQSLGHMSERQLNLNHHAYYIPHHGVLRENSTTTKLRVVYNASCPTSSGVSYNDIQMIGPTVQDDLLAILLRFRQHKYILSADVEKMYRQVVVHPSDRHLQQIVWRNNTSEPVKIFELHTVTYGTTSAPFLATRCLKQIGLDCSKEKIAEIIQHDFYVDDLLTGGDDLNHVINIRKEVTNELASAGMPLRKWKSNEPKLVPETFHTPLDLNFGSQEPSKLLGLGWHADSDELCFPIGDFISNGNTKRAILSVIAQIFDPLGLLSPIVITMKMLLQTLWLQKISWDEPLSPDIHKLWCDIIKNLSLLNDIRIPRRVICEHHKALQLHIFSDASERAYGACAYVRSVSNDGEVSVSVLMGKSRVAPIKPTTIPRLELCGVLVATRLYEKIVSSLRVQFNEVYLWTDSTIVLGWLQMLPSKLQPFVRNRVAEILDKAGSCTWHHVPTNQNPADLISRGMDISVLQNSDLWWSGPNFLRQEPIQTPSQPKHTERLPETKPDLSLHAVVNDTTINNEFITFNRFSNYSRLVRSVAYVLRFVKRCKKQPLTSDFLSQDELQEALNLIITKCQDESFSEYKVLLRKETLPKKSPLVKFNVYLDENKIMRVGGRLDNSEFNYNKKHPIIIQSTHVFTKLLFESEHKKMMHAGPQLLLASIREFYWPIGGRNLAKSCYHKCVRCTRMKGKIVNPVMGNLPRQRLLSGGAVFENVGVDYAGPILSASRQGRGCRLVKVYIAIFICFSTKAIHLELVSDLTSNHYLMALRRFIARRGKPLNIYSDNGTSFVGAYNDLSKFLKANCNSLSESAANESIRFHFIPAYSPHFGGLWEAGVKSTKYHLRRVLGNCALTYEELNTTLTQIEAILNSRPLTPLSSDPADCTPLTPGHFIIGRPMTCLPQPDHLDRSTTSLSRFQRIEQLRQHFWSRWSKEYVAELQQRVKWRSCKDGLELNSLVVVKEDNLPPLKWRLGRIVAVHPGPDGIVRVADIRTSTGVIRRAFSKICPLPVPSASV; encoded by the coding sequence ATGTCGGAATCTGAGGATGAACCCGCTAAGAACCCTAAGGATGTACTAAAGGAGCTGATAAAGAGAAGGGGAAGCTATAAAGGTCGATTAACCATCTTTATTAATTACCTAAACGAGTTGAGCGCTGAAACTTTGACTGCTACTGGTGCAAAAGAATTGCAATTACGGTTAAATAAACAAGAATCTTTATATGATAGTTACGACTcaatacaattacaattagAATGTTTAACCGAAGACGTCGAAGCTCAGTATAGTGCGCGCAATGAATTCGAGTCACAATATTATAAGGCTTTGGCTTGTGCTCAGGATTTATTGTgcaaattcaataaaaattgTGATGACTCATCGGAAAGTGATGGTAAGAGCACCCGTGCAAGTACCCGTCCTCAGCTTGTCAGGTTGCCTACAATACAATTGCCAAAGTTTAGCGGTCGTTATGAAAATTGGCTAGAATTTCGTGACACTTTCACTAGTCTCATACACTCAAACGAAAGCATCgatgaaataaataagtttCATTATTTGCGAGCATCTTTGGAGGGGTCAGCTGCCGTGGTAATACAGTCAATGGAATTTTCTGCCAGCAATTATAATGTGGCGTGGAAACTTTTGCGCGAAAGGTTtgataataaacgtttattagtACAAAATCATGTCTCAGCgttatttaatattgaaaatataaCCAAAGAATGTTCTATAACATTAAAGCTTTTAATTGACcagttaaataaaaacataagggCATTACAATCATTAGGTGAACCTGTCCATCACTGGGATaccttattaatttatattataactcAAAAGTTGGACGCGAAAACCTTTCGAGAGTGGGAAGAACATAAAGGTTCCACACAGAAAGATGACTCGATTACTTTTGATTCATTTATCACGTTCATTCGTCAGCGAGCTGATCTGATTGAAACTTTAGAGTTATCGCGTAATCAGTCAAATAAatcaaacaataaaattaaaactatggTATCCATACAAGGCAATCCAAATACAACTTCTAACACGACTGGTTCACAGTCATCATGTAAAGTTTGtcctaaatgtaaaaatgatcACAATTTAAGTCAATGCCCTCAATTTCTTGCTTTGACTAACGAAGCTCGGCTTAAATTGCTACCAAGCTACAAAGTTTGCTTCAACTGTTTTCGGTCAGGTCATTTTGCAAACCATTGCAAAAAGCCATCTTGTAAAATATGTAAACGCCGTCATAACACACTAATTCATTTATCAGAACCTAGAACTAATAATAACGTACAAAATCAAAATGTTACCTCAATTGAAACGGAGCCCTCACTGCCGCCACCTCCGCCCTTGAACACTTTGTCTGCTAATGTCACTTCCTCGGGTGATACAAAGCAGCATGATGTAATTTTATCCACTGCATTAATCAAAGTGTACAATGATGATAATCGCGAGTACATAGTCCGCGCCGTATTAGATAGCGGCAGCACATCATGTCTCATCACTGAGAAACTGTGTCAACAGTTGAATTTAAAAACTCGCGAAATTAACCGTACGATACTGGGTATCAATAACGTAACTTCTCGCATAGGTAAACTAGGTCACGTGAACATAAAATCACTTCGCGAAAATTATGCTACGGATATTAATTGCTTTGTTCTGCCCTCAATTACCGATCGTGTTCCCGGACGTGAAATTGATATCACTCATCTAAGACTACCCTCTAACATTTGTTTAGCTGACCCCACATTCTACAAGCCAGCTGATATCGATATTTTGCTTGGCGCTGATCTCTTTTGGGATTTGTTAGGGTCCGAGAAAATTAAGCTAGGCGATAAATTACCAATACTTTATGACACGAAATTAGGGTGGATTATTTCCGGCCCCATTTCTAGCGGCCATTTTACACTGTTGTCGAATGATATTAGGTGCAATCTTACCACACTGTCTGACACAGATGGCAGTATCGGCGACAGTGGAATCAATTTAACTCGATTTTGGCAACTAGAAGAAGTCAATTCGCTGTCAAATCACTACTCGCCTGCTGAAAAATTATGCGAGGaacattttgttaaaaatgtATCACGTCTTGAAGACGGACGTTTTTGTGTCCGCATTCCGCTTAAGCAGAATCCTGCAGTTTTGGGAAATTCACTTGAAAAAGCTACacaatgtttattttcattagaGCGTCGACTAAAGGTTAATCCTGAACTAAGTAAAATGTACTATGCTTTTATGTCAGAATATCAATCTTTAGGTCACATGTCGGAACGTCAACTCAATTTAAACCATCATGCATATTATATACCGCATCACGGGGTTTTACGAGAAAACAGCACTACCACAAAACTAAGGGTAGTCTATAATGCGAGTTGTCCAACATCTTCTGGAGTTTCCTATAATGATATTCAGATGATTGGCCCAACGGTGCAGGACGATTTACTGGCTATATTGCTTCGTTTCAGACAGCACAAATACATTTTATCCGCAGATGTAGAAAAAATGTACAGGCAAGTCGTCGTCCACCCGTCTGACAGGCATTTACAGCAAATAGTATGGCGCAATAATACAAGTGAGCCCGTTAAAATCTTTGAATTGCACACGGTTACATATGGTACGACAAGCGCTCCATTTCTGGCAACAAGATGTCTTAAACAAATTGGTCTTGACTGTAGCAAAGAGAAAATCGCGGAAATAATTCAACATGACTTCTACGTCGATGATCTGCTTACTGGGGGTGATGATCTCAATCATGTCATTAATATACGCAAGGAGGTCACAAATGAGCTGGCTTCAGCTGGAATGCCATTACGGAAATGGAAGTCAAATGAGCCTAAATTAGTGCCTGAGACTTTCCATACACCACTTGATTTAAATTTCGGATCTCAAGAGCCAAGCAAATTATTAGGTTTAGGTTGGCATGCAGATTCTGACGAACTCTGCTTTCCGATAGGTGATTTTATTTCAAATGGCAACACCAAGCGTGCAATACTTTCCGTAATTGCTCAAATTTTCGATCCCCTAGGTTTGTTGTCACCTATTGTGATAACTATGAAAATGTTACTGCAAACGTTGTGGTTGCAGAAAATTTCATGGGATGAACCGTTATCTCCAGACATTCACAAACTATGGTGTGATATTATCAAAAATTTGTCACTACTAAATGACATTCGAATACCTCGCAGAGTTATCTGTGAACATCATAAAGCGTTACAATTACACATCTTTTCAGACGCTTCTGAGCGTGCGTATGGTGCGTGCGCATATGTTCGTAGCGTTAGCAATGATGGAGAGGTCTCGGTAAGTGTGTTAATGGGTAAGAGTCGAGTGGCACCAATCAAACCTACCACTATTCCAAGATTGGAGTTGTGTGGTGTTCTTGTTGCGACTCGTCTCTATGAGAAGATCGTTAGTTCACTTCGAGTTCAATTCAATGAAGTCTATCTTTGGACCGACTCAACCATTGTGTTGGGATGGCTACAGATGTTGCCTTCAAAACTTCAGCCCTTTGTACGAAACCGTGTAGCTGAAATTTTAGACAAGGCAGGTAGTTGCACCTGGCACCATGTTCCTACAAATCAGAATCCAGCAGATCTGATATCCCGAGGTATGGATATTAGCGTTCTGCAAAACTCTGATTTATGGTGGAGCGGTCCCAATTTTTTGAGGCAGGAACCAATTCAAACACCTTCTCAACCTAAACACACTGAAAGGTTACCTGAGACTAAACCCGATCTTTCATTGCACGCAGTTGTTAATGATACGACCATTAACAATGAGTTCATTACCTTTAATCGTTTCTCTAATTATTCGCGTCTTGTTCGTTCCGTAGCTTACGTTCTACGATTTGTAAAGCGTTGTAAAAAACAACCTTTAACAAGTGATTTCTTAAGTCAAGACGAATTGCAGGAAGCGTTAAATTTGATAATTACGAAGTGTCAAGACGAGTCCTTTTCTGAGTATAAAGTACTTTTACGTAAAGAAACTTTGCCGAAAAAGAGTCCATTGGTcaaatttaatgtttatttggACGAAAACAAAATAATGCGCGTAGGCGGTCGTCTTGACAATTCTGaatttaattacaataaaaaacaccCTATAATCATACAGTCCACTCATGTTTTCACTAAATTGCTGTTTGAATCGGAGCACAAAAAGATGATGCATGCTGGCCCACAACTTTTGTTGGCATCTATCAGAGAATTTTACTGGCCCATAGGAGGACGGAACCTTGCGAAGTCCTGCTACCACAAGTGTGTCCGTTGCACTCGCATGAAAGGGAAGATAGTAAATCCTGTTATGGGTAACTTACCACGGCAGCGTCTCCTTTCAGGCGGCGCTGTTTTTGAAAACGTAGGGGTTGATTACGCCGGTCCTATTTTGAGTGCTAGTCGTCAGGGCCGTGGATGTAGGCTGGTCAAGGTGTACATCGCGATCTTTATATGTTTTTCCACTAAGGCCATTCATTTGGAATTGGTAAGTGACCTGACCAGTAACCACTATTTAATGGCATTGCGTCGTTTCATTGCGCGTAGGGGAAAACCCCTAAATATTTACTCCGACAACGGCACCTCATTTGTCGGTGCCTATAACGatctttcaaaatttttaaaggCTAATTGCAATTCTTTAAGCGAAAGTGCAGCTAATGAAAGTATTCGGTTCCACTTTATACCGGCATATTCTCCTCATTTCGGGGGTCTCTGGGAGGCAGGCGTCAAGTCGACCAAGTATCATTTAAGAAGAGTGTTGGGAAATTGTGCCTTAACATATGAAGAGCTAAACACCACACTAACACAAATTGAGGCGATACTGAATTCGCGGCCGCTTACTCCGCTGTCGTCTGATCCTGCTGATTGCACCCCACTGACGCCGGGGCATTTTATTATTGGGCGTCCTATGACATGCTTACCGCAACCAGACCATCTCGATCGTTCTACTACCTCTTTATCTCGTTTCCAACGCATAGAACAGCTGCGCCAACATTTTTGGTCAAGATGGAGCAAGGAGTACGTTGCTGAGTTGCAACAAAGAGTCAAATGGCGCTCCTGCAAGGATGGACTGGAGCTGAACAGCCTTGTCGTGGTGAAAGAGGACAACCTGCCGCCGCTGAAATGGAGACTTGGCAGAATAGTCGCCGTGCACCCTGGTCCAGATGGCATCGTTCGTGTCGCCGACATTCGCACTTCTACTGGAGTCATCCGCAGGGCCTTTAGCAAAATTTGCCCTCTGCCTGTACCTTCAGCTTCTGTTTGA
- the LOC126379663 gene encoding zinc finger protein 32-like, protein MDNDMVYCSFVSTHYIICKCGDNFPSEETLREHLEKDHNNKKKEKAESSQPSSKYVYIITPNNIKEETRIKEEEPLNDDVDIKQEIIYETEEVADEYVVPQSDLPDQILQYEYQGQEVSPLEVELACSQLTFKKEQILDEEVILGEGNQEHDYDRELVKDELFYCEKCGKSFKSERSVNLHVARMHTKSKAERQVYELSKKAVCNVCGKKYASNAALRYHQRVHTGEKPYQCTMCPKAFTMPLFLQIHIRTHTGERPYQCSDCTKAFSNKAALLRHDRVHTGVKPYACPECGKTFTQSNSMKLHVQTVHLKMPAPYKSAARKLKCLRRNQLIEMRTDADKSGTKRVKVTTKDTNISGAKV, encoded by the exons ATGGATAACGATATGGTATACTGTTCGTTTGTGAGTACTCACTATATAATCTGTAAATGTGGCGATAATTTTCCTAGTGAAGAAACTTTGAGGGAACATTTGGAGAaagatcataataataaaaagaaggaAAAG gCTGAATCGAGCCAACCGAGCtctaaatatgtatacattatAACTCCAAATAATATCAAAGAAGAAACTAGaatcaaagaagaagaa ccTCTAAACGACGATGTTGATATAAAACAGGAAATAATATACGAAACG GAAGAGGTGGCTGACGAGTACGTGGTCCCACAGAGCGATTTACCAGACCAGATACTGCAGTATGAGTACCAGGGACAGGAGGTATCGCCTCTAGAAG TGGAGCTGGCATGCAGCCAACTGACCTTCAAGAAGGAGCAGATATTGGACGAGGAGGTGATACTGGGGGAGGGGAACCAGGAGCATGATTACGATAGGGAGCTGGTTAAGGACGAGTTGTTCTACTGCGAGAAG TGTGGCAAGTCATTCAAATCGGAGCGGTCAGTGAACCTGCACGTGGCTCGGATGCACACCAAGTCCAAAGCGGAGCGGCAGGTGTATGAGCTGAGCAAGAAGGCGGTCTGCAATGTGTGCGGGAAGAAGTACGcg TCGAACGCAGCGCTCCGATATCACCAAAGGGTGCACACTGGGGAGAAGCCATACCAATGCACCATGTGCCCGAAAGCTTTCACCATGCCATTGTTTCTACAG ATTCATATACGCACACATACGGGTGAACGGCCTTACCAGTGTTCAGATTGTACGAAGGCATtcagcaataaggctgccttaTTGCGACACGACAGG GTACATACTGGTGTAAAGCCCTACGCCTGTCCGGAGTGTGGTAAAACCTTCACGCAATCCAACTCCATGAAGCTGCATGTCCAGACAGTCCACCTCAAGATGCCCGCGCCGTACAAGAGTGCCGCGAGGAAGTTGAAGTGCCTACGACGGAATCAACTG attgaAATGCGCACTGATGCGGACAAAAGTGGAACCAAACGTGTTAAAGTGACGACCAAAGATACCAATATCTCCGGAGCTAAGGTATAA